A region of Allocoleopsis franciscana PCC 7113 DNA encodes the following proteins:
- the lptC gene encoding LPS export ABC transporter periplasmic protein LptC, whose product MFVSLKRSISVTLCLLTFTFLSACNNATRTEKKIKQDTAATDIEGSLVFKNITLDQADEKGRPLWKVKAKQATYSKDKKIARIEQPTGDLYQDGKVVLQVSAASGEIRQDGKIVLLKGQITATDTRNGAVFKGDDLEWYPKEDLLIVRNNLKGNHPQLQATAKEGRYFTRKQQAELLGQVAAISKDPDLQMKTEHLVWQIKEQKTNGEKRIWIDRYKAKIVTDRVEADKSQVDLKTKIVTLNQNIQLTSLDPPLLMSSNSAIWNVKAETVVSDQPVRIVQQKENIILTANQGHVDLKQKVANLTGGVQAIGSKNQAKVFANQMKWDMPTQNVQASGNVIYQQVNPPFNTTGPTAVGRLQDQSIVVTGGAGSRVVTEIIP is encoded by the coding sequence ATGTTTGTGAGCTTAAAACGTTCTATTTCTGTTACCCTGTGCTTGTTGACATTCACTTTCTTATCAGCCTGTAATAACGCCACCCGTACAGAAAAGAAAATAAAGCAAGATACTGCTGCAACAGATATTGAAGGAAGCCTAGTCTTTAAAAATATTACCCTAGACCAAGCCGATGAAAAGGGTCGCCCTCTCTGGAAAGTGAAGGCCAAACAAGCCACTTACAGCAAAGACAAAAAAATTGCTCGAATTGAGCAGCCAACAGGTGACTTATACCAAGATGGAAAAGTGGTTTTGCAGGTATCGGCAGCAAGTGGTGAAATCCGTCAAGATGGTAAGATTGTCCTGCTCAAAGGCCAGATTACCGCTACCGATACCCGCAATGGTGCTGTGTTTAAAGGCGATGATTTAGAGTGGTATCCCAAAGAAGATTTATTAATCGTTCGCAATAACTTGAAGGGCAATCATCCCCAACTTCAAGCAACAGCAAAAGAAGGGCGATACTTCACTCGCAAGCAGCAGGCAGAACTCCTTGGACAGGTCGCCGCTATCTCGAAAGACCCCGATTTGCAGATGAAAACAGAGCATTTAGTCTGGCAAATCAAAGAACAAAAAACCAATGGCGAAAAACGCATTTGGATTGATCGCTACAAAGCCAAGATTGTGACCGACCGAGTGGAAGCTGATAAATCTCAAGTCGATCTAAAAACCAAAATTGTTACACTCAATCAAAATATTCAACTAACATCGCTTGACCCACCATTATTGATGTCGAGTAATTCAGCTATCTGGAACGTTAAGGCTGAAACAGTCGTTTCCGATCAGCCAGTCAGGATTGTCCAACAGAAAGAAAATATTATCCTCACCGCTAACCAAGGACACGTTGATTTAAAACAAAAAGTGGCGAATTTGACAGGCGGCGTTCAAGCCATTGGCAGCAAAAATCAAGCTAAAGTTTTCGCCAATCAGATGAAGTGGGATATGCCAACTCAGAATGTTCAAGCGTCGGGTAATGTGATTTATCAACAAGTTAATCCACCATTTAATACGACGGGCCCTACAGCCGTCGGGAGGCTTCAAGACCAAAGCATTGTTGTTACAGGGGGCGCTGGCAGCAGAGTGGTGACGGAAATTATTCCTTAG
- a CDS encoding D-alanyl-D-alanine carboxypeptidase, producing the protein MVQRLGAGILASGIAALVLKLVGGQPATVLTAQALEWQNMPLFDRMALPDPATETIMNQYLQGLSAQGAVARHQGVWIQSDIAVLAKHKDQVPLPAASLTKIATTLAALKKWGPDHQFETLVSTTGPIQKGVLQGDLVITGGGDPFFVWEEAIALGNSLNQLGIRQVKGNVVIEGDFYMNYQENPALAGQELRQGLNSKLWTPRGFVYRHAIMPKGTPKPQVAIAGGIKVSSFPIPKKILLIRHRSLSLTHILREMNIHSNNNMSEMLTKTMGGTEQRNRLAAKSANLSLDELQLVNGSGLGVENMISPHAACAMLMEVHRFLQPYKLSVMDVFPVSGRDKNGTMYGRHIPLGTAIKTGTLNTVSALAGVIPTRDRGLVWFAIINRGGDVSGFRKQQDIFLQRLVEQWGIQPINATTPPIQNLLGESKRNEKIFGIRAQLKKG; encoded by the coding sequence ATGGTACAACGATTAGGTGCTGGCATATTAGCCTCGGGAATAGCGGCTCTAGTCCTAAAGCTTGTGGGGGGTCAACCGGCGACAGTGCTGACGGCCCAAGCCCTGGAGTGGCAGAATATGCCTTTGTTTGACCGCATGGCACTGCCCGACCCAGCCACTGAAACGATTATGAATCAGTACTTGCAAGGATTGAGCGCTCAAGGTGCCGTGGCACGTCATCAAGGGGTCTGGATTCAATCGGACATAGCCGTACTGGCGAAACACAAAGACCAAGTGCCCCTGCCAGCGGCTTCATTAACGAAAATTGCCACAACCTTGGCGGCTTTAAAAAAATGGGGGCCGGATCATCAGTTTGAAACTCTCGTGAGTACCACAGGCCCGATTCAGAAGGGTGTATTACAGGGAGATTTGGTGATCACGGGCGGCGGTGACCCCTTTTTTGTTTGGGAGGAAGCGATCGCATTAGGGAATAGTCTCAATCAGTTGGGGATTCGTCAGGTCAAGGGAAATGTAGTGATCGAGGGCGATTTCTACATGAACTACCAGGAAAACCCAGCACTTGCCGGTCAAGAACTCCGACAAGGACTAAACTCCAAGCTTTGGACACCACGAGGCTTTGTCTATCGACATGCCATCATGCCGAAAGGAACGCCAAAACCGCAAGTGGCGATCGCTGGAGGCATCAAAGTGTCAAGCTTTCCCATTCCCAAAAAAATCTTATTAATCCGCCACCGCTCACTTTCCCTGACTCACATCCTCAGGGAAATGAACATCCACAGCAACAACAACATGTCAGAGATGTTGACCAAAACGATGGGGGGTACTGAACAGAGAAATAGACTGGCGGCAAAATCAGCCAATCTCTCCCTGGACGAACTACAACTGGTTAACGGTTCTGGATTGGGTGTGGAGAATATGATTTCGCCCCATGCGGCCTGTGCCATGCTGATGGAAGTTCACCGCTTTCTACAGCCCTACAAACTCAGTGTGATGGACGTGTTTCCAGTTTCGGGGCGCGACAAGAATGGAACGATGTATGGACGGCACATCCCCCTAGGAACGGCGATTAAAACCGGAACGCTCAATACGGTGAGTGCCCTAGCGGGTGTGATTCCGACACGCGATCGCGGATTGGTTTGGTTTGCCATCATTAACCGGGGTGGCGATGTGAGTGGCTTTCGCAAGCAGCAAGATATTTTTCTTCAGCGCTTGGTAGAACAGTGGGGTATCCAACCCATCAACGCCACTACCCCTCCCATCCAAAATCTTCTCGGCGAATCCAAGCGCAATGAAAAAATTTTCGGTATTCGGGCACAGCTCAAAAAAGGCTAA
- the plsX gene encoding phosphate acyltransferase PlsX, with product MASTTARIAIDAMGGDHAPDEIVAGAIRAQAELGVEVLLVGDPQAIESSLKQHTSSSQMEIVPAEDVVAMHEEPLVSLKRKPKASINVAMDLVKQKRADAVVSAGHSGAAMAAGLLRLGRLKGIDRPAIGAVFPTLVAGKPVIVLDVGANVDSRPKYLEQFAVMGSVYSQYVLGMEQPKVGLLNIGEESTKGNDLAVRTHQLLEENPRITFIGNAEGRDVLSGRFDVIVCDGFVGNVLLKFAEAVGEIVLQILREELPQGIQGQLGTALLKPNLKRIKQRIDHAEHGGGLLLGVAGVCIISHGSSQAPSIFNAIRLAKEAIDNQVLARIQSKDFQGEQQSAASTTEE from the coding sequence ATGGCATCGACGACGGCACGGATCGCAATTGACGCTATGGGAGGGGATCATGCCCCTGACGAAATCGTTGCTGGTGCTATTAGGGCACAAGCAGAGCTGGGCGTAGAGGTTTTGCTAGTAGGTGACCCTCAAGCGATTGAATCCTCACTGAAACAACATACCAGTTCCTCTCAGATGGAAATAGTTCCAGCAGAGGATGTCGTTGCCATGCATGAGGAGCCTTTGGTGAGCTTGAAGCGGAAACCTAAAGCCTCGATTAACGTGGCAATGGATTTGGTCAAGCAAAAACGTGCTGATGCAGTGGTTTCCGCAGGTCATTCGGGTGCCGCAATGGCAGCGGGATTGCTGCGATTGGGACGTCTTAAAGGCATTGACCGTCCTGCGATTGGCGCGGTATTTCCTACTTTGGTGGCGGGTAAGCCTGTGATTGTCCTAGATGTAGGGGCGAATGTCGATAGCCGTCCCAAGTATCTAGAGCAGTTTGCCGTGATGGGTTCGGTATATAGTCAGTACGTGTTAGGCATGGAGCAACCCAAAGTCGGACTCCTGAACATTGGAGAAGAATCCACGAAAGGGAATGATTTAGCCGTCCGCACTCATCAACTGCTGGAAGAAAACCCCCGAATTACCTTTATTGGCAATGCGGAAGGGCGAGATGTTCTCTCCGGTCGCTTTGATGTCATTGTCTGCGATGGCTTTGTGGGTAATGTGTTACTCAAATTTGCTGAAGCCGTCGGTGAGATTGTGCTGCAAATCCTGCGAGAGGAACTGCCTCAAGGCATACAGGGTCAATTGGGGACAGCACTCCTCAAACCCAACCTGAAGCGGATTAAGCAGCGGATTGACCATGCAGAACATGGTGGAGGGTTACTCTTGGGGGTCGCAGGCGTTTGTATTATTAGTCACGGTAGCTCTCAAGCTCCTTCCATTTTTAACGCGATTCGCTTAGCCAAAGAAGCGATTGATAATCAAGTACTGGCGCGGATTCAGTCCAAGGATTTTCAAGGTGAGCAGCAATCAGCAGCGAGTACCACAGAGGAGTGA
- a CDS encoding beta-ketoacyl-ACP synthase III codes for MNQLGAGIAITGSGSATPDVILDNPQLERMVETSDEWITSRTGIRERRLADDQIRLSAIAAQAAQNALTMAQIAATDLDLIILATSTPDDLFGTACQIQSLLGASKAVAFDMTAACSGFVFGMVTAAQFIRTGVYKNVLLIGADILSRWVNWSDRGTCILFGDGAGAVVMQANESDRFLGFEIRSDGTQNHSLQLTYNAQPKEIVKDIAVAQGNFGPITMNGKEVYRFAVQKVPEVIEKALFRANLSAEQIDWLLLHQANQRILDAVAQRLKIPTQKVLSNLARYGNTSAASIPLALDEAVRQGKIQSGDLIATAGFGAGLTWGSAIFLWGK; via the coding sequence TTGAATCAACTAGGGGCAGGTATTGCCATTACCGGAAGCGGTTCTGCAACACCAGACGTGATTCTCGATAACCCACAACTCGAACGAATGGTGGAAACCTCGGATGAGTGGATTACCAGCCGGACGGGAATTCGGGAACGGCGTCTGGCGGATGATCAAATTCGTCTGAGTGCGATCGCAGCTCAAGCGGCTCAAAATGCCCTAACCATGGCTCAAATTGCCGCCACAGACCTGGATTTAATTATTCTGGCGACTTCCACGCCAGACGACCTATTTGGCACAGCCTGCCAAATTCAGAGCCTTCTGGGAGCCTCAAAAGCCGTTGCCTTTGATATGACCGCCGCTTGCTCTGGATTTGTCTTTGGGATGGTGACAGCGGCTCAATTTATCCGCACAGGCGTCTACAAAAATGTCCTGCTCATCGGTGCCGATATTCTCTCACGTTGGGTGAATTGGTCTGATCGGGGCACGTGCATCTTGTTTGGTGATGGCGCTGGGGCGGTTGTAATGCAAGCCAATGAAAGCGATCGCTTTTTGGGCTTTGAAATCCGCAGTGATGGGACTCAAAATCATTCCCTGCAACTCACTTACAACGCACAACCCAAGGAAATTGTCAAGGATATTGCCGTAGCCCAAGGCAATTTTGGGCCCATCACGATGAACGGCAAAGAAGTTTATCGCTTTGCGGTACAAAAGGTGCCGGAAGTAATAGAAAAAGCCCTATTCCGAGCCAACTTAAGCGCAGAACAAATAGATTGGCTGTTGTTGCACCAAGCAAATCAGCGCATTCTCGATGCAGTTGCCCAACGCCTCAAAATTCCAACCCAGAAAGTTCTCAGTAATCTTGCCCGCTATGGCAACACCTCCGCCGCTTCGATTCCCCTTGCCTTGGATGAAGCGGTACGGCAGGGCAAAATTCAATCGGGCGATCTAATTGCGACGGCTGGCTTTGGTGCGGGACTGACTTGGGGATCGGCTATCTTCCTCTGGGGGAAATAA